In Hyphomicrobiaceae bacterium, the following are encoded in one genomic region:
- the tatC gene encoding twin-arginine translocase subunit TatC, translating to MLDKLTGSGDSNDKKNGQDEIDASKAPLLDHLIELRTRLIYALLAFFVAFLLCFSVARHIYNVLVWPYEWASGSSHVRLIATHFLEQIMTHVKLAMFGAGFISFPIVAMQIYKFVAPGLYKNERKAFLPYLIATPILFVVGAMVVYFIAMPVLIKFSLGLASAGDGSGPTIELMPKVSEYLSLIMTLIFGFGIVFQLPVVVTLLARAGVVTADGLVGARRYAIVGIFAMAALMTPPDALSMVIMALPTVLLYEGSIIAVRYVERMMKAKEKEGESA from the coding sequence GTGCTCGACAAGCTCACAGGGTCTGGCGACAGCAACGACAAGAAAAACGGCCAGGACGAGATCGACGCTTCCAAAGCGCCGCTACTCGATCATCTCATCGAGCTGCGCACGCGGCTGATCTATGCGTTGCTGGCCTTCTTCGTCGCCTTCTTGCTCTGCTTCTCGGTTGCACGCCACATCTACAACGTTCTTGTGTGGCCGTATGAGTGGGCATCCGGCAGCAGCCACGTGCGGCTGATCGCGACGCATTTTCTTGAGCAGATCATGACGCATGTGAAGCTCGCGATGTTCGGTGCCGGGTTTATCTCCTTCCCGATAGTCGCGATGCAGATCTACAAGTTCGTCGCTCCGGGGCTGTACAAGAACGAGCGCAAGGCATTTCTACCGTATCTCATCGCGACGCCGATCCTGTTCGTGGTTGGCGCGATGGTCGTCTACTTCATCGCAATGCCCGTGCTCATTAAGTTCTCGCTCGGTCTTGCGAGTGCAGGCGACGGGTCGGGCCCGACCATCGAGCTGATGCCGAAGGTGTCGGAATATCTGTCGCTGATCATGACCCTCATTTTCGGCTTCGGTATCGTGTTCCAGCTTCCTGTTGTTGTGACGCTGCTGGCTCGTGCGGGCGTGGTGACGGCCGATGGGCTTGTCGGCGCGCGCCGCTACGCAATCGTCGGCATCTTCGCAATGGCGGCGCTCATGACCCCGCCCGATGCGTTGAGCATGGTCATCATGGCCCTTCCCACGGTTCTGCTGTACGAGGGATCCATTATCGCCGTGCGCTACGTAGAACGCATGATGAAGGCCAAGGAGAAAGAGGGGGAAAGCGCCTGA
- the tatB gene encoding Sec-independent protein translocase protein TatB yields MLEIGWSELLILAVVTLLFVGPKELPVFLRTIGRYAGILRRHASDFRAQFDAAMREAELDAMKEEMKKMQASVNAEVMGAENALKDAGQATALQAGAQSASATAASGQPGSFTAAAAAAVFPTPAPTGQVYVRPKPEVAASSSDTTAPAEPVSTATDDHEQDRATPATAKSDLPDPASVPMPSPANPET; encoded by the coding sequence ATGCTCGAAATTGGCTGGAGTGAGCTGCTCATCCTTGCCGTGGTGACCTTGCTGTTCGTTGGTCCCAAGGAGCTGCCGGTATTTTTGCGCACCATCGGACGGTACGCAGGAATATTGCGCCGCCACGCTTCTGATTTCCGCGCTCAGTTCGACGCCGCCATGCGCGAAGCCGAACTCGATGCGATGAAGGAAGAGATGAAGAAGATGCAGGCCTCCGTGAATGCGGAGGTCATGGGCGCTGAGAATGCACTTAAGGACGCAGGCCAGGCGACAGCCCTTCAGGCAGGTGCGCAGAGCGCGTCGGCGACTGCCGCGAGTGGCCAACCGGGATCCTTCACTGCGGCGGCTGCTGCGGCGGTGTTTCCAACGCCCGCGCCGACGGGGCAGGTCTATGTGAGGCCGAAGCCGGAAGTTGCCGCCTCGTCTTCAGATACGACGGCACCGGCCGAACCGGTTAGCACCGCCACGGATGACCATGAGCAGGATAGGGCGACACCCGCGACTGCGAAATCTGATTTGCCGGATCCAGCCAGCGTCCCGATGCCCTCTCCAGCCAACCCGGAGACTTGA
- a CDS encoding twin-arginine translocase TatA/TatE family subunit, producing MGLSAQHFLLLIVVGLLLFGRGKISELMGDVAKGIKSFKKGMAEDEEIAKSEPPKTIDNDVSTREKTG from the coding sequence ATGGGTCTTAGTGCACAGCATTTCCTGCTTTTGATTGTGGTCGGCTTGCTTCTGTTCGGACGCGGTAAGATTTCCGAGCTCATGGGCGACGTCGCCAAAGGCATCAAGAGCTTCAAGAAGGGCATGGCGGAGGACGAGGAGATCGCCAAGTCCGAGCCTCCCAAGACGATCGACAACGACGTCTCCACGCGCGAGAAAACCGGCTGA
- a CDS encoding ABC transporter ATP-binding protein, whose protein sequence is MTRIREASGGPPVAARSSEPGLKARAAATFAARIQLEGVTKAYDDAGALNGIDLDIKPGEIVCLLGPSGCGKTTLLRVISGIERPSSGRVLINEREVAGPNRFVPPENRGVGLMFQDFALFPHLTVLDNVAFGLKALARDESLKAARAILDRVGLLDMANSYPSVLSGGQQQRVALARAIVPRPAVMLMDEPFSGLDVQLREAMQEETLALLRETRATSLIVTHHPEEAMRMGDRIVVLRRGRVVQAGRAEDLYRAPADLFVARLFSEINEFPARVRSGKVDTPVGVFPAPGIAEGADAVVCLRERGLNVTASATAGSGLPGRILGVKFLGDSTRLDVAVSGFERPLKVRVDQKDALAKGAEVKVDTAPGSVLVFAAETDT, encoded by the coding sequence TTGACTAGGATACGTGAAGCAAGCGGTGGACCGCCAGTCGCAGCGCGCAGCTCGGAGCCCGGGCTGAAAGCGCGGGCAGCGGCGACCTTTGCCGCGCGGATACAGCTTGAAGGTGTCACGAAAGCCTACGACGATGCCGGTGCGCTGAACGGGATCGATCTCGATATAAAGCCCGGAGAGATTGTTTGCCTGCTTGGACCGTCCGGTTGCGGCAAGACCACACTTCTCCGCGTCATTTCCGGCATCGAAAGGCCGTCGTCGGGCCGGGTGTTGATCAACGAACGCGAGGTCGCCGGTCCAAATCGCTTTGTGCCACCGGAAAACCGAGGCGTGGGCTTGATGTTCCAAGACTTCGCGCTGTTTCCTCATTTGACGGTGCTCGACAACGTGGCTTTCGGCTTGAAAGCGCTGGCGCGCGACGAAAGCCTGAAAGCGGCCCGCGCCATCCTCGATCGTGTCGGGCTTCTGGATATGGCGAACAGCTATCCCAGCGTACTCTCGGGCGGTCAGCAGCAGCGGGTGGCATTGGCGCGCGCAATTGTGCCCCGCCCAGCAGTCATGCTCATGGACGAGCCCTTTTCCGGGCTCGATGTACAACTCCGCGAGGCGATGCAGGAAGAGACGTTGGCCCTTCTCCGCGAAACGCGCGCCACATCGCTTATCGTCACCCATCATCCTGAAGAGGCAATGCGGATGGGTGACCGTATCGTCGTTCTGCGGCGCGGACGCGTCGTCCAGGCGGGCCGTGCGGAAGATCTCTACCGCGCTCCCGCCGATCTATTCGTGGCGCGGCTTTTCTCCGAAATTAACGAGTTTCCCGCTCGCGTGCGTTCAGGAAAAGTTGATACCCCGGTCGGCGTGTTTCCGGCCCCCGGCATTGCAGAAGGCGCCGATGCGGTCGTGTGTTTGCGCGAGCGGGGCCTGAATGTTACGGCGAGCGCAACCGCCGGAAGCGGGCTTCCCGGACGTATTCTTGGCGTGAAGTTCCTGGGCGACAGCACCCGCCTAGACGTTGCAGTTTCGGGCTTCGAGCGGCCGTTGAAGGTGCGTGTGGACCAAAAGGATGCCCTGGCTAAGGGGGCCGAAGTTAAGGTCGACACCGCGCCGGGCTCAGTTCTGGTTTTCGCTGCCGAGACCGATACTTGA
- the scpB gene encoding SMC-Scp complex subunit ScpB: MVPPRLTLVSDNTRDKDEMSTSEDEIAAGQPAERPSALSDPEAAVDHLAERAHREKIRRLEAMLFASSHPLDVAALQVCVETDDDVGALLDELQKSYADRGVNLVKVAGKWLFRTADDLSFLLEREMSEERKLSKAALETLAIIAYHQPVTRAEIEEIRGVSISPGTLDLLMETAWIRPRGRRRAPGRPITYGTTELFLTHFGLDQIRDLPGLAELKASGLLDANLPPDFKVPEPTDVAALMPDELPLEDDGDEDAQGNLALHEEDEDSIGEVEVEVEADADVEIDAPSATEREDASTDSARDVEADGDSGHEDDDGASTRHADDSED; the protein is encoded by the coding sequence ATGGTTCCGCCGAGATTGACGTTGGTGTCGGATAACACGCGCGACAAGGACGAGATGAGCACGTCCGAAGATGAGATTGCGGCGGGGCAGCCCGCCGAGCGTCCTTCTGCGCTTTCCGATCCTGAGGCCGCGGTCGATCACTTGGCCGAGCGGGCCCATCGCGAGAAGATCCGTCGTTTGGAAGCGATGCTTTTTGCATCTTCCCATCCGCTCGATGTTGCGGCTCTTCAGGTTTGCGTCGAGACCGATGACGATGTCGGCGCGCTTTTGGATGAGCTGCAAAAGAGCTACGCCGACCGCGGCGTCAATCTGGTGAAGGTGGCCGGCAAGTGGCTGTTTCGCACTGCCGACGATCTCTCTTTCCTGCTAGAGCGCGAGATGTCTGAGGAGCGCAAGCTCTCAAAGGCAGCGCTCGAAACGCTGGCCATCATCGCCTATCACCAGCCAGTGACGCGCGCCGAGATCGAGGAGATTAGAGGCGTTTCGATCTCGCCCGGCACGCTTGACCTCTTGATGGAAACTGCCTGGATCCGTCCGCGTGGCCGCCGCCGTGCGCCCGGGCGTCCGATCACCTATGGCACCACAGAACTTTTCCTGACCCATTTTGGGTTGGATCAGATCAGGGATCTGCCGGGCTTGGCCGAACTGAAGGCTTCTGGCCTGCTCGACGCCAATTTGCCACCTGACTTCAAAGTGCCCGAGCCAACGGACGTCGCAGCGCTGATGCCCGACGAGCTTCCGCTTGAGGACGACGGCGATGAAGATGCGCAAGGCAACCTGGCCTTGCACGAGGAAGACGAGGACTCTATTGGCGAAGTAGAAGTTGAGGTCGAAGCTGACGCTGACGTCGAAATCGATGCACCGAGCGCAACCGAGAGGGAAGACGCGAGCACGGATTCCGCACGCGATGTCGAAGCCGACGGCGATAGCGGACATGAAGACGACGACGGTGCGTCGACGCGGCACGCCGACGACAGCGAAGACTGA
- a CDS encoding ScpA family protein — MNGDTATSGNEEEQGWQAPGLDDVPSAGDAFIVDVEGFEGPLDLLLALARTQKVDISKIAILPLVEQYLDFIAQAQSLKLELAADYLVMAAWLAYLKSKLLIPREKEDPQTQSAEEMAQRLAFRLMRLEAMRTAAARLMTRKRLGRDVFVRGTPETVRTVKETTWTAEVYDLLKAYAEQRRRTIKVVHVVRARRVWSIKDARQRLERLVGATTGDWTQLDLFLEQYLPHGEEERTALASSFGATLEMAREGLVELRQDEPFAPIYMRKRGSGDEWQRVG, encoded by the coding sequence ATGAACGGCGACACCGCGACATCAGGCAACGAGGAAGAGCAGGGCTGGCAGGCTCCTGGGCTTGACGACGTGCCGAGTGCCGGCGATGCGTTCATCGTCGATGTCGAGGGGTTTGAGGGGCCGCTCGACCTGTTGCTGGCACTTGCTCGCACGCAGAAAGTCGACATCTCAAAAATCGCTATTCTGCCATTGGTCGAGCAATATCTCGATTTCATCGCACAAGCGCAGTCGCTGAAGCTCGAGCTTGCGGCCGACTATCTCGTCATGGCGGCTTGGCTCGCCTATCTTAAATCTAAGCTGCTGATCCCGCGCGAGAAGGAAGACCCTCAGACCCAAAGCGCGGAAGAGATGGCGCAGCGTCTCGCCTTCCGCTTGATGCGGCTCGAAGCCATGCGAACTGCGGCCGCGCGGTTGATGACGCGAAAGCGGCTCGGTCGCGACGTGTTCGTGCGCGGTACGCCTGAGACCGTGCGAACGGTAAAGGAAACGACCTGGACCGCGGAAGTCTACGACCTTTTGAAAGCCTACGCCGAACAGCGCCGCCGCACGATAAAGGTCGTGCATGTGGTTCGGGCACGCAGGGTCTGGTCGATTAAGGATGCGCGCCAGCGTCTGGAGCGGCTGGTGGGGGCCACTACTGGCGATTGGACGCAGCTCGATCTTTTCCTTGAGCAATATCTTCCGCATGGAGAGGAAGAGCGCACCGCGCTCGCCAGTTCGTTCGGTGCTACGCTGGAAATGGCGCGCGAAGGCCTCGTTGAGCTGCGTCAGGATGAACCGTTCGCCCCGATCTACATGCGTAAACGTGGTTCAGGCGACGAATGGCAGCGGGTTGGTTAA
- the nagZ gene encoding beta-N-acetylhexosaminidase, whose translation MQAALIAGLSSTSLTDEERAFYRDVRPAGLILFSRNCHDLEQIKTLIAQTRDAVGAEDFLVLIDQEGGRVQRLRGALGRALPPARRYGDMYARVGMHAIHAARVVARLMAEDLRALGINTNCTPVLDVPVPGAHDIIGDRAFGTDPFTIIALAHEVIAGHIAGGVVPVIKHIPGHGRARSDSHLALPVVETPHAQLSASDFVPFHALRDAPAAMTAHVVFSAIDDSAPATTSRRVTQDIIRGEIGFDGLLMSDDLSMHALSGPMRTRAESVIAAGCDVALHCNGDMSEMRAAAEGVPTLSGPAQERFARACAITRTVQSFDRAEALAMLEEVLREGTLSAQSPESV comes from the coding sequence ATGCAAGCCGCTTTGATCGCCGGTCTCTCATCGACTTCGCTGACGGACGAAGAGCGCGCGTTTTATCGCGACGTCCGTCCGGCCGGCCTTATTCTCTTTAGTCGCAACTGCCACGACCTGGAGCAGATCAAGACGCTGATTGCGCAGACGCGCGATGCTGTCGGCGCGGAGGATTTTCTCGTCCTCATCGATCAGGAAGGTGGCAGAGTGCAACGATTGCGCGGCGCATTGGGGCGCGCGCTGCCGCCTGCCCGGCGCTATGGGGATATGTATGCCCGCGTCGGGATGCATGCCATTCATGCCGCTCGCGTGGTCGCGCGCCTCATGGCGGAGGATCTGCGCGCACTCGGCATCAACACCAACTGCACGCCCGTTCTCGACGTGCCGGTTCCTGGCGCTCACGACATCATCGGGGACAGGGCATTCGGAACCGATCCGTTTACGATCATCGCTCTGGCACATGAGGTAATTGCGGGCCACATCGCAGGCGGCGTCGTCCCCGTCATCAAACACATCCCCGGGCACGGCCGCGCGCGCTCCGACAGTCATCTTGCGCTGCCAGTCGTCGAGACGCCACATGCGCAGCTGTCTGCGAGCGATTTCGTGCCATTCCATGCTTTGCGCGATGCTCCCGCAGCCATGACGGCGCACGTCGTCTTCTCCGCAATCGACGACAGCGCGCCAGCGACGACCTCGCGTAGGGTTACGCAGGACATCATTCGCGGCGAGATCGGCTTCGATGGTCTCCTGATGAGCGACGATTTATCGATGCATGCGCTTTCCGGGCCAATGCGCACGCGTGCCGAATCTGTCATCGCAGCGGGCTGTGACGTCGCGCTTCACTGCAACGGCGATATGAGCGAGATGCGCGCCGCTGCCGAGGGTGTGCCTACGCTTTCAGGACCGGCGCAAGAGCGATTCGCACGTGCCTGCGCCATCACGCGAACGGTTCAATCCTTCGACCGAGCGGAGGCTCTGGCCATGCTGGAAGAGGTTCTCAGAGAAGGTACGCTCTCTGCGCAATCTCCTGAATCAGTGTAG
- a CDS encoding SPOR domain-containing protein, producing MSPVHGKQGQQFARPAAPSQNQSQWGQSSQGAGGRVPQGGQLPAPPQSPGYQNAGYAPQNSSYGQQGYGQPSAHAPQAANNAAYQQPYGGGYGEPDYPAFSATPTTGGRAAAQSYAPQFEPLASAMAPRAQQPAPQAQRGVHNTQVPNSQGYPPQGYDFAPQTQGRAAAPHIEPQLSQAYGQPANPAWGAPQQADPRSFDLGTYSPSHQPAYGGHETSYPQEALYAQDPQYAHEPHFGAEQQYAPQQANEWADNAGYGAEHGGGYAAEGYDQGYGQPNADYANHQSGADLGFAQPAGGELDQSYVDEEEDYEEEAPSRARRPMMMAAVLVGAILFGGGMTYGYKALLGGSSAGDPPVIKSAAEPSKFKPADGGGKQFAHTDSKIMGRLGDGSTSAAAAETSGDIDANGTRKVSTLVVGRDGSIQAPAPEEPAAAPSAAVNVPGLTIVDGLGTARQATVPRTINAPPPAQKPVTVAKVAPPAPEPTGSIEPEAAAEPAPKPTVKKTTTTRPAPTAGSTSVATTGSGFVAVLASVPRSSSSRMDALKRFADMQQKYASVLSGKTPDVAEANLGAKGSYHRLVVGPPGSREQASAVCSQLKTQGYTDCWVTTY from the coding sequence ATGTCTCCGGTGCACGGTAAGCAGGGTCAGCAATTCGCACGCCCTGCCGCGCCATCGCAAAATCAGAGCCAGTGGGGCCAATCTTCGCAGGGCGCCGGTGGACGCGTACCGCAAGGTGGACAACTGCCAGCTCCTCCACAGTCGCCCGGTTATCAGAACGCCGGTTATGCGCCTCAAAATTCGTCCTACGGACAGCAAGGCTACGGCCAGCCATCGGCGCACGCGCCGCAGGCAGCGAATAACGCCGCCTATCAGCAGCCTTACGGCGGTGGTTACGGCGAGCCCGACTATCCAGCTTTCAGCGCCACGCCGACGACGGGCGGCCGTGCCGCAGCGCAGTCCTACGCGCCGCAATTTGAACCGTTAGCCTCCGCAATGGCACCCCGCGCCCAGCAGCCTGCGCCTCAAGCGCAACGCGGCGTGCACAACACTCAGGTGCCAAACAGCCAGGGGTATCCTCCCCAGGGCTACGATTTTGCACCGCAGACGCAGGGGCGTGCTGCAGCGCCCCATATTGAGCCTCAGCTTTCGCAGGCCTACGGCCAGCCCGCGAATCCTGCGTGGGGCGCTCCTCAGCAGGCTGACCCGCGCAGCTTCGATCTAGGAACCTATAGCCCCTCCCATCAGCCAGCCTATGGGGGCCATGAGACGTCCTACCCGCAAGAAGCGCTTTACGCGCAAGACCCGCAGTACGCACACGAGCCCCATTTCGGTGCAGAACAGCAGTACGCGCCCCAGCAGGCGAACGAGTGGGCAGACAATGCCGGCTACGGCGCCGAGCATGGTGGCGGCTACGCGGCGGAAGGGTACGACCAAGGATACGGCCAGCCGAACGCCGATTATGCCAACCATCAGTCGGGCGCCGATTTGGGATTTGCCCAGCCCGCTGGTGGTGAACTTGACCAGAGCTATGTCGACGAGGAGGAAGACTACGAGGAGGAAGCCCCTTCTCGCGCCCGTCGTCCCATGATGATGGCAGCGGTTCTGGTCGGCGCCATCCTGTTTGGCGGCGGCATGACCTATGGCTACAAGGCGCTGTTAGGTGGCTCTTCGGCGGGTGATCCGCCCGTCATCAAGAGCGCTGCGGAGCCTTCCAAATTCAAACCGGCTGACGGTGGCGGCAAGCAGTTTGCGCACACCGATAGCAAGATTATGGGCCGCCTCGGCGATGGTTCGACAAGTGCGGCGGCAGCCGAAACATCTGGCGACATCGACGCCAATGGCACGCGAAAGGTCTCGACGCTGGTCGTCGGTCGCGATGGCAGCATTCAGGCGCCGGCACCCGAAGAGCCCGCCGCAGCTCCCTCAGCCGCCGTGAACGTTCCGGGCCTGACGATCGTCGATGGCCTCGGCACCGCGCGGCAGGCAACAGTGCCGCGCACGATCAATGCGCCGCCGCCCGCGCAGAAGCCGGTAACGGTCGCCAAGGTTGCGCCTCCGGCTCCCGAGCCTACAGGCAGCATCGAGCCGGAAGCCGCAGCGGAACCTGCTCCGAAGCCGACAGTAAAAAAGACAACGACGACCAGACCGGCTCCCACAGCCGGTTCGACCTCTGTCGCTACCACCGGCAGCGGCTTCGTCGCCGTTCTAGCTTCTGTGCCGCGTTCCAGCTCCAGCCGTATGGACGCGCTGAAGCGCTTTGCCGACATGCAGCAGAAGTACGCCAGCGTACTGTCGGGCAAGACGCCTGACGTTGCGGAAGCGAACCTTGGCGCCAAGGGCAGCTATCACCGCCTTGTCGTCGGACCTCCTGGCTCGCGTGAACAGGCAAGTGCGGTTTGTTCCCAGCTTAAGACCCAGGGTTACACCGATTGCTGGGTGACGACGTATTGA
- the argS gene encoding arginine--tRNA ligase: MNIFADVEAKVKAALEALKSEGKLPADLAIPQPQADAPRDPSHGDVAINSAMVLAKAAKMKPRDIAELIKSKLESDASIAKAEIAGPGFLNVTFAPEVWHALIRAIVAQGDKFGAGGLSDGEKVNLEYVSANPTGPMHVGHCRGAVFGDALGNLLGFVGYDVTREYYINDAGGQVNVLAQSAFLRYREALGEDIGAIPEGFYPGEYLVPVGQALANEYGKKLLSMPENEWLPLVRAFAIGMMMEVIRDDLAALNIRHNVFFSEASLTQAGTDKIKVALDELRAKGLVYEGRLEKPKGHDDEEWEDREQTLFKSTAFGDDEDRAIQKSDGSYTYFAGDIAYHWDKLQRGFLHLINVFGADHIGYISRMKSAVAALSDNKADFDIKVVSLVKLFKNGEPFKMSKRAGTFVTLRDVVDEVGRDPVRFMMLYRKNQEELDFDFAKVTEQSKDNPVFYVQYAHARAASVFRNVKEQMPSLDTSVETLAKTNLSLLLDAAEVDLIRKLAEFPVKLEGAAKAHEPHRVAFYLYDVASAFHGLWTRGNDSPHLRFIQANDGVATQARLALVAATKQVINSGLKVLGVEAPDAMR; encoded by the coding sequence ATGAACATCTTTGCCGACGTAGAAGCCAAAGTGAAAGCCGCTCTCGAAGCGCTGAAGTCGGAAGGCAAGCTGCCTGCCGATCTTGCAATTCCTCAGCCGCAAGCCGACGCTCCACGTGATCCTTCTCACGGAGATGTCGCGATCAATTCCGCCATGGTGCTGGCGAAGGCCGCGAAGATGAAGCCGCGCGACATTGCGGAACTTATCAAGAGCAAACTTGAGAGCGATGCATCTATTGCCAAAGCGGAAATCGCCGGGCCGGGGTTCCTCAACGTCACGTTCGCGCCTGAAGTCTGGCACGCGTTAATTCGCGCGATCGTCGCCCAAGGCGATAAGTTTGGCGCCGGTGGCCTGTCGGATGGCGAAAAGGTGAACCTGGAGTACGTCTCCGCCAATCCCACCGGGCCAATGCACGTCGGCCATTGCCGAGGCGCTGTTTTCGGTGACGCGCTGGGTAATTTGCTTGGCTTTGTCGGCTACGACGTGACCCGCGAGTATTACATCAATGACGCCGGAGGGCAGGTCAACGTGCTCGCCCAGTCGGCGTTCCTGCGCTATCGCGAGGCGCTGGGCGAGGACATCGGTGCAATCCCTGAGGGCTTCTATCCGGGGGAATATCTCGTTCCCGTCGGTCAGGCTCTCGCGAACGAATACGGCAAGAAGCTCCTTTCAATGCCGGAGAACGAGTGGCTTCCGCTGGTGCGCGCCTTCGCAATCGGCATGATGATGGAGGTAATCCGCGACGATCTCGCCGCCCTCAACATCCGCCATAACGTTTTCTTCTCTGAAGCCTCGCTCACTCAGGCAGGGACCGACAAGATCAAGGTGGCCCTCGACGAATTGCGGGCGAAGGGACTCGTCTACGAAGGGCGGTTGGAGAAGCCCAAAGGGCACGACGACGAAGAGTGGGAGGACCGCGAGCAAACCCTCTTCAAGTCCACCGCCTTCGGTGACGACGAGGACCGGGCCATCCAGAAGTCGGACGGTAGCTACACTTATTTCGCGGGCGATATTGCCTATCACTGGGACAAGCTGCAGCGCGGCTTTCTGCATCTCATCAATGTCTTTGGCGCCGACCACATCGGCTACATCAGCCGGATGAAGTCTGCCGTTGCGGCGTTGTCGGATAACAAGGCCGATTTCGACATCAAGGTCGTCAGTCTGGTCAAGCTGTTCAAGAACGGCGAGCCGTTCAAGATGTCGAAGCGGGCAGGCACGTTCGTGACACTGCGCGACGTCGTCGATGAGGTGGGGCGAGATCCGGTCCGCTTCATGATGCTCTACCGCAAGAACCAGGAGGAGCTGGACTTCGATTTCGCCAAAGTGACGGAGCAGTCGAAGGACAATCCGGTGTTCTACGTCCAGTACGCCCATGCGCGTGCGGCCAGTGTGTTCCGCAACGTCAAGGAGCAGATGCCGTCGTTGGACACGTCAGTGGAAACGCTTGCAAAAACAAACCTCTCGCTCCTATTGGATGCCGCCGAGGTGGACCTGATCCGCAAACTAGCGGAATTTCCCGTCAAGCTAGAAGGCGCCGCCAAGGCTCACGAACCGCACCGGGTGGCCTTCTATCTTTATGATGTAGCAAGCGCGTTCCACGGTCTGTGGACGCGAGGCAATGATTCGCCACATTTGCGATTTATCCAGGCAAATGACGGGGTTGCGACACAAGCGCGTTTGGCGCTCGTTGCCGCGACAAAGCAGGTGATAAACTCAGGTCTTAAGGTCCTCGGCGTCGAGGCACCCGATGCGATGCGCTAG
- a CDS encoding deoxyguanosinetriphosphate triphosphohydrolase codes for MAIKIKPVSEKADYGAALRPGERRPALYAASAVPSRGRQHLESECTTRSPFQRDRDRILHATAFRRLTYKTQVFIYHEGDHYRTRLTHTLEVAQIARTIARQLRLDEDLAEALALAHDLGHPPFGHAGERALDNAMLGYGGFDHNAQSLRVVTALERKYLDFDGLNLTWEMLEGLAKHNGPVEDRNDPVAKAVRGVEAWRSLELDRWASAEAQVASLSDDIAYLSHDIDDGLRAGLLKFKMLEGVPLAGALAEAVRVKAGSQAGGRVIYELTRRMITAMIADVVSESRRRLQVLAPESPNDIRAANAATIAFSPAMSRDLADLKAFMFTKVYHHERVLRVMEGAEQIVTQLFGRYNDSGDPEALPRQWIEIMRTLDERDQARLAADYLAGQTDRYAIAEHRRLFDNTPELR; via the coding sequence ATGGCGATTAAGATCAAGCCGGTATCCGAAAAGGCGGACTACGGTGCCGCGCTGAGGCCAGGCGAGCGGCGGCCCGCCTTGTACGCCGCCAGCGCTGTGCCCTCGCGCGGCCGCCAGCACCTTGAAAGCGAATGCACCACGCGCTCGCCCTTCCAGCGTGACCGCGATCGCATCCTGCACGCCACCGCCTTCCGGCGTCTCACATACAAGACGCAGGTGTTCATCTACCATGAGGGCGACCACTATCGCACTCGGCTGACGCATACGCTGGAGGTGGCTCAGATTGCCCGCACGATCGCGCGCCAGCTGCGGCTGGACGAGGACCTGGCCGAGGCGTTGGCCCTGGCACACGACCTAGGACATCCGCCATTTGGACACGCTGGCGAACGTGCGCTCGACAACGCGATGCTGGGCTACGGCGGGTTCGATCACAATGCGCAATCGCTGCGGGTCGTCACCGCACTGGAACGCAAGTATCTGGATTTCGACGGGCTCAATCTCACTTGGGAAATGTTGGAGGGACTGGCAAAGCACAACGGGCCGGTTGAGGATCGCAACGATCCCGTTGCCAAGGCGGTGCGCGGGGTTGAAGCGTGGCGCAGCCTCGAATTGGATCGCTGGGCCAGTGCGGAGGCGCAGGTCGCAAGCCTTTCCGACGATATCGCCTACCTTTCGCATGATATCGACGATGGGCTGCGGGCAGGACTTCTAAAGTTCAAGATGCTGGAAGGGGTGCCTTTAGCGGGAGCACTGGCTGAGGCCGTTCGCGTGAAGGCGGGCTCGCAGGCTGGCGGCCGTGTGATCTACGAGCTGACCCGGCGCATGATTACCGCGATGATTGCGGACGTCGTGAGTGAGAGCCGGCGGCGGCTTCAGGTGCTCGCGCCGGAAAGTCCCAACGATATTCGCGCCGCCAATGCGGCGACCATCGCCTTTTCCCCCGCGATGTCGCGCGATCTGGCGGACCTCAAGGCCTTCATGTTCACCAAGGTCTATCATCATGAACGCGTTCTGCGGGTCATGGAGGGAGCGGAGCAAATCGTCACGCAATTGTTCGGCCGCTACAACGATTCCGGCGACCCAGAAGCCCTGCCGCGGCAATGGATCGAGATCATGCGCACGCTGGACGAGCGCGATCAGGCACGGCTGGCTGCCGACTATCTGGCCGGTCAGACCGACCGCTATGCCATTGCAGAGCACCGTCGCCTGTTTGATAACACCCCGGAACTGCGCTAG